The following coding sequences lie in one Streptococcus suis genomic window:
- a CDS encoding ABC transporter ATP-binding protein, with product MIEVQALEKIIKGRTILSNISFEIKSGECVALIGPNGAGKTTLMSCLLGDRKATKGQVLLDGLVPQSQSNKEKVAVLPQENAIPTDLKVKELLCFFQAIYKDSLTDVEIDSLLCFSPEQKNQLAGKLSGGQKRLLAFVICLIGKPKLLFLDEPTAGMDTSTRQRFWEIVHELKAQGVTIFYTSHYIEEVEHTAERILVLHQGRLLRDTTPFAMRSEEQEKEVTLPIAFAAVVESLAEINEISYKQDTVSFKTRAIEQVWASLQEAGCRISDLEVQNKTLLNSLFDKTREEEL from the coding sequence ATGATAGAAGTACAAGCGCTAGAAAAAATCATCAAAGGACGGACAATTTTGTCCAATATTTCCTTTGAAATCAAGTCAGGAGAATGTGTGGCTTTAATCGGTCCAAACGGGGCCGGGAAAACAACGCTCATGTCCTGTTTGTTGGGCGATAGGAAGGCGACGAAAGGGCAGGTTTTGTTGGACGGTCTGGTTCCACAGTCTCAGTCCAATAAGGAAAAGGTAGCAGTCTTACCACAAGAAAATGCTATCCCGACAGATTTGAAGGTCAAGGAATTACTCTGCTTTTTCCAAGCCATCTACAAGGACAGTCTGACAGATGTAGAAATCGACAGCCTGCTCTGCTTTTCCCCAGAGCAAAAAAATCAACTGGCCGGCAAGCTATCGGGTGGTCAGAAGCGGCTCTTGGCTTTCGTCATCTGCCTGATTGGCAAGCCCAAGTTGCTCTTTTTGGACGAGCCGACGGCGGGCATGGATACTTCGACCCGCCAGCGTTTTTGGGAGATTGTCCATGAACTCAAGGCTCAGGGTGTGACTATTTTTTATACCAGCCACTATATCGAGGAAGTGGAGCATACGGCGGAGCGGATTTTGGTCTTGCACCAGGGGCGGTTACTAAGGGATACCACGCCATTTGCCATGCGGAGTGAGGAGCAAGAAAAAGAAGTGACATTGCCGATTGCTTTTGCGGCGGTGGTGGAGAGCTTGGCTGAAATCAATGAGATTAGCTATAAACAAGACACGGTTAGCTTTAAGACCCGAGCTATTGAGCAGGTTTGGGCTAGCTTGCAGGAGGCAGGTTGTCGGATTTCAGACCTAGAGGTTCAGAACAAAACCCTGCTCAACAGCCTATTTGACAAGACAAGGGAGGAAGAATTATGA
- a CDS encoding two-component sensor histidine kinase produces the protein MFFVGMVFLYFPFYYAQYSPNPTAVVLATILFALVYCSLFYTDHKLYSMLAWFYLIGYIAVMSFWGNLQFSLFIFNLSTMLGWYYKENRPTYRTVSYGLLLLAIILWALFGPVPFEMRAFALIIHFFGLALLIFSWIETKREALQQRLQEQNASINLLLAENERNRIGQDLHDTLGHVFAMLSVKAELVQTLLDHDQIDQAKKEVAALQTLAKDSMQEVRQIVQSLKQHTVAEELQILQQMLDLAGVDLVVLGGEIAEQSSLPVQNKLAMVLRELGNNLLKHSQASKCRLVFEKDQQELVLHYEDNGVGFAQLTGQELHTIKDRLVTVKGSLEFISLAKPTRLSIRIPLEEVVE, from the coding sequence ATGTTCTTCGTGGGCATGGTCTTTCTCTATTTTCCCTTTTACTATGCCCAGTATAGTCCCAATCCGACGGCAGTTGTCCTAGCGACTATTCTCTTTGCCTTGGTCTATTGTTCTCTCTTTTACACTGACCATAAGCTCTATTCCATGCTGGCTTGGTTTTACCTGATTGGCTATATCGCCGTCATGAGTTTTTGGGGCAATCTGCAATTCTCCCTCTTTATCTTTAATCTGTCCACTATGCTGGGCTGGTATTATAAAGAGAATCGCCCGACCTATCGGACGGTGTCCTACGGGCTTTTGTTGCTGGCTATTATCCTCTGGGCTCTCTTTGGACCAGTTCCCTTTGAAATGCGGGCCTTTGCACTCATCATTCACTTTTTCGGCTTGGCCTTGTTGATTTTCAGCTGGATTGAGACCAAGCGGGAAGCCCTTCAGCAACGCCTACAGGAACAGAATGCGTCCATCAATCTCCTGCTGGCTGAGAATGAACGCAACCGTATCGGTCAGGACTTGCACGACACACTGGGTCATGTCTTTGCCATGCTGTCTGTCAAGGCCGAGCTGGTCCAGACACTTTTAGACCACGACCAGATTGACCAGGCCAAGAAGGAGGTGGCAGCCCTTCAGACCTTGGCCAAGGACTCCATGCAGGAGGTCCGCCAGATTGTCCAGTCCCTCAAGCAACACACCGTGGCAGAGGAACTCCAGATTTTACAGCAGATGTTGGACTTGGCAGGAGTGGACTTAGTTGTCTTGGGCGGGGAAATAGCAGAGCAGTCCAGCTTGCCCGTCCAGAACAAGCTGGCTATGGTGCTGAGAGAGTTGGGTAATAACCTGCTTAAGCACAGCCAGGCTAGTAAATGCCGTTTGGTTTTTGAAAAAGACCAGCAAGAATTGGTTTTGCACTACGAAGACAACGGTGTGGGCTTTGCCCAGTTGACTGGTCAGGAATTGCATACCATAAAGGATAGGTTGGTGACGGTGAAAGGCAGTTTGGAATTTATCTCTCTAGCCAAGCCCACCCGCCTGTCCATTCGAATTCCGCTTGAGGAGGTGGTAGAATGA
- a CDS encoding phosphotyrosine protein phosphatase produces the protein MKKIVFVCLGNICRSPMAEFVMKDLTDNLYIESRATSSWEHGNPIHPGTQKIFQKHKISYDQDKSSQQMSQTDFEAFDVIIGMDSNNVRDLQKMAPAHAQDKIFQFAEKSVPDPWYTGDFDETYEMVKKGCRDWLDRLQSFDQE, from the coding sequence ATGAAAAAAATCGTTTTTGTCTGTCTTGGAAATATTTGTCGTAGCCCTATGGCTGAATTTGTCATGAAAGATCTAACCGACAACCTGTACATTGAAAGTCGGGCAACATCTAGCTGGGAACATGGCAATCCTATCCATCCTGGAACACAGAAAATTTTCCAAAAGCACAAGATTTCCTATGACCAAGATAAATCATCACAGCAAATGAGCCAGACAGATTTCGAAGCATTTGATGTCATCATTGGTATGGACAGCAATAATGTCCGAGATTTACAGAAAATGGCACCAGCACATGCCCAAGATAAGATTTTTCAATTCGCAGAAAAATCCGTACCAGACCCTTGGTATACTGGAGATTTTGACGAAACCTACGAAATGGTAAAGAAAGGTTGCCGTGACTGGTTGGACAGGTTACAGTCATTTGACCAAGAATAA
- a CDS encoding CsbD family protein: MSEEKFDAKLEQLSGSAKEVIGKLTGDKEIEVEGLVEKGIGKAKELVEDAKDGLEGAINGIKNAFDKEEK; the protein is encoded by the coding sequence ATGTCAGAAGAAAAATTTGACGCAAAACTAGAACAGCTATCTGGCTCTGCAAAAGAGGTAATTGGTAAGCTGACCGGCGACAAGGAAATTGAAGTTGAAGGACTTGTTGAGAAAGGAATTGGCAAAGCAAAAGAGCTAGTCGAAGATGCAAAAGACGGGCTTGAAGGTGCCATTAACGGCATCAAAAATGCTTTCGACAAAGAAGAGAAATAA
- a CDS encoding ABC transporter permease, translated as MKALLQVESIKLSRSLGVFLLSIGMPVVFFLIFSSTVQFDDVAMQKAFIQSYMLTMTGFSMSGFALFTFPTMLAEDRKNSWLTFIQHSPLPIWQYYLSKLVRVLLCFVSSIAIVFAVGGLVKGVEMTAQEWVISALLLLVTSIVFLAIGLLLVQIQSEQTMSVVANLLYFVLAIMGGSWMPVSLFPDWVQRICKLMPSYHANQLVTIYAQEGDFLWKSLLIVLGYAIIFLGIALVLNRKSEQ; from the coding sequence ATGAAAGCATTGCTGCAAGTAGAAAGCATTAAATTATCCAGAAGTTTGGGAGTTTTTCTCCTATCTATCGGCATGCCTGTCGTCTTTTTCCTGATTTTCTCATCGACGGTCCAGTTTGATGATGTGGCCATGCAAAAGGCCTTTATCCAGTCCTATATGCTGACCATGACAGGTTTTTCCATGTCGGGCTTTGCCCTTTTCACCTTTCCAACGATGCTGGCAGAGGACAGAAAAAATAGCTGGTTGACCTTTATCCAGCATTCGCCCCTGCCAATCTGGCAATACTATCTTTCCAAACTGGTGCGGGTCTTGCTCTGCTTTGTGTCTTCTATTGCCATTGTCTTTGCGGTGGGTGGCTTAGTTAAGGGTGTAGAGATGACAGCTCAAGAATGGGTAATTTCGGCTCTCTTACTTTTAGTAACCTCTATCGTATTTCTAGCTATTGGCTTGCTCTTGGTGCAAATTCAGTCGGAACAAACCATGTCGGTTGTGGCAAACTTGCTCTACTTTGTTCTGGCCATCATGGGTGGCTCCTGGATGCCTGTTTCCCTCTTTCCAGACTGGGTGCAGCGGATTTGCAAACTTATGCCCAGCTACCATGCCAACCAGCTGGTGACCATCTATGCCCAAGAGGGAGATTTTCTCTGGAAATCCTTGCTAATTGTCCTAGGCTATGCGATAATTTTCTTAGGAATTGCTCTAGTTCTAAATAGAAAATCCGAGCAGTAG
- a CDS encoding DNA starvation/stationary phase protection protein, giving the protein MMKQKYYQSPAEIASFSPRPSLADSKAVLNQAVADLSVAHSILHQVHWYMRGRGFMIWHPKMDEYMEEIDGYVDEMSERLITLGGAPFSTLKEFSENSQLKEVPGDYTVTIEEQLARVVEVFRYLAALFQKGFDVSDEEGDSVTNDIFNVAKASIEKHIWMLQAELGQAPGL; this is encoded by the coding sequence ATGATGAAACAAAAATATTATCAATCTCCAGCAGAAATTGCGTCTTTCAGCCCGCGTCCATCACTGGCTGATTCTAAGGCTGTTTTGAATCAAGCGGTGGCCGATTTATCAGTAGCCCATTCAATCCTCCATCAAGTTCACTGGTATATGCGTGGTCGTGGCTTTATGATTTGGCATCCAAAGATGGATGAATATATGGAAGAAATTGATGGTTATGTGGATGAGATGAGTGAGCGTTTAATCACCTTAGGTGGAGCACCATTTTCTACCCTTAAAGAGTTTAGTGAAAATAGTCAGCTCAAGGAAGTTCCTGGTGATTACACTGTAACGATTGAAGAGCAATTGGCGCGTGTGGTAGAGGTGTTCCGCTATCTGGCTGCTCTTTTCCAAAAGGGATTTGATGTCAGTGATGAAGAAGGTGACAGCGTAACCAACGACATTTTCAATGTGGCTAAGGCTAGTATTGAAAAACATATTTGGATGCTGCAGGCAGAATTAGGTCAAGCTCCAGGATTGTAA